A region of the Roseiflexus sp. RS-1 genome:
ATCTGCACCGGCGGGAGCGAACGCCAGCTCAAGGCGATCACCGAAGCCATCGATGAGGGACTCGCCCGCGAGTACGATATCCAGCCGCGCATCGAGGGAACAGCCGACACTGGCTGGGTGCTGCTCGACTATGGCGATGTGGTCGTTCACATTTTTTCTGTCGAACTGCGCGACCGTTACCGGCTTGAACGGCTGTGGAGCAAAGCGACCCCGGTCGTCGTCATGCAATAGGAATGACATATACTATGAATGCCAGTAAGCGCACGCACTATGTCATCTTTGGTCTCGGCGCAGCCGTTGGCAGCGCGGTTGGCCTTGTGCTTGGCTCGATCCTGACCTACTGGCTCGGTGAGGGGACGGTGCGCCTTGTTCAGCGCGTCTTCCGTCGCTTTACGGGCGGTGACCAGCCTAACTTTGAGATGTTGTTGCAGTAGCGAGGGCGCCTTCAATCCCCACTGGGCTTGCACTGCATAGATTCAGATTTTGCCGCAAAAACGTACTGCATTCTGGTATTCTTTTGCCCCTCATCCCCCCGACCCCCTTCTCCCACAAGAGGAGAAGGGGGAGTTTGGGCGTCCTGATGGCTGAAACCCCCGACCCCGCGCTGGATCGGCGCACCAACGTTGAGGGAGAAGGGGAAGTTTGGGCGTTCTGATGGCTAAAAGGGGAGATGACACACAGAGGCTTGCCAGAAAACCCACCCCTGTGAGGATCACCATTCCCCTGCTTTGAAACTAACCACGGATTAGCACGGATGATGGTTAAGAAATCCGTGCCGATCCGTTATGTCTGTGCCGATCCGTGTTCTATTCGATTCGCCGTGGGGCTGAACCCCTCGGCTATGCAGGGCGAGGCCCGCCTGTGCGTCACGCGAACTCCAACGGTGACCCTCTCGCCTATCGGCTATCGCCTATCGGCTATCAGCTATCGCCTCTCGCTTACAGGACCTCTCGGACCAGTTGAGCAATATCGGTCGGCAGGCGCGCCACGCGCACACCCACTGCTTCGAGCGCTGCGATCTTCTCCTGGGCGGTGCCTTCGCCGCCGGTAATGATCGCGCCTGCGTGCCCCATCCGTTTGCCCGGCGGCGCCGTTTGCCCGGCGATGAAACTGACGACCGGCTTCGTGACGTGCGCCGCGATATACTTCGCGGCATCGATCTCCGCCGCCCCGCCGATTTCGCCGATCAGCACAATTGCAGCCGTCTCAGGATCAGCCTGGAACATCTCCAGCACATCGACAAAGGAGGTGCCGATGATCGGGTCGCCGCCGATCCCGACAATCGTCGTCTGCCCCAGACCGATCCGCGTCAACGCATCGACCGCCTCGTAGGTGAGTGTGCCGCTCTTCGACACCACCCCGACCGGACCGGGAGTGGCGATGTTGCCCGGAATGATCCCCACCTTCGCCTGACCAGGGGTCAGCAACCCGGGGCAGTTCGGTCCGATCAGGCGCGCGCCATGTTCACGAATGAAGGCGTAGGTCGCCACCATGTCGTTCGCCGGAATGCCTTCGGTAATGCAGACGATCAACGGGATGCCAGCCGCCGCCGCCTCACGCATCGCATCCGGCGCAAAGGCTGCCGGGACGTAAATGACCGAAACATTCGCACCGGTTTGTTTGACGGCTTCCGCCACCGTGTTGAACACCGGCACCCTGCCGTCGATCGCGGTCTGCCCACCGCGACCCGGCGTGACACCTGCAACCACGTTCGTGCCATAAGCAATCATCTGGCGCGTATGGAACTCACCCTCGCGCCCGGTGATCCCCTGCACGAGCAAACGGGTGTTTTTATCGACCAGAATGCTCACCTGCCGCCTCCTTACCCTCTATTGATCCCGCGCTGTGCGTGCGATGGTAGCACATTCTCGCCCGAATGACAAATCCTTACCGCTCGCCGAAGATCGCCCGCCCGATCCGCACGATAGTCGCCCCTTCTTCAATGGCGACTTCAAAGTCGTCAGTCATACCCATCGACAGATCACGCCATGGTGCGATTGGAAATCGCTGCGCCAGCGCGTCACGCAGGCGCCGCGTCGCGCGGAACACGGGGCGCGCTGCTTCCGGGTCGGGCGCCCATGGCGCAATCGTCATCAACCCGCGCACGTCCAGGTGCGGCAGCGCCAGTATCTGCTCGACATCGGCGCAAAAACGCTCATACACATCGGGCTGCGTTTCCCAACCATACAGATCGAAACCGGACTTCGTCGCCTCACCAGAGACATTCACCTGCAAGAGGATGGGCAAACGTCTCCCCGGATCACGACGCACCTCAGCAGCGTAGCGGTTGATAGCCTGCGCCAACCGCAGACTATCGACCGAATGGACCATATCGAACAACGTGGCGGCTTTTTTTGCCTTGTTCGTTTGCAGATGCCCGATCAGGTGCCAGGTCAAACGATAGCGTTCCGCCTCCAGCGCAGTCATTTTGGCTTCCGCCTCCTGCACCCGGTTTTCGCCAATCTCGCACAGACCCGCATCCAGCGCCGTGCGGATCGCCTCCACCGGCTGCGCCTTCGTCACCCCCACCAGGCGAATCGTCGCAGGATCGCGGTGTGCGCGCTGCGCTGCGGCGGCGATTCGCTCGCGCACGATCCTCAGTCGGTCAATGAACGTCTCCATGAATTATGGTATACTCTCGGTTCAAGAGCACGATGTTCTGGACGCCATGATACACCAGGAATGCAGGTGAGCAGCGCCAACAACAGGATCATTGCTGTGCTCTTCGTCTGCACGGGGAATATCTGTCGTTCCCCCATGGCGGAGGGCATCTTCCGGCATTATGTCGAGCAGGCCGGGTTGAGCGGGCGGATCAAAACCGACTCTGCCGGAATCGGCGCGTGGAACATTGGCGACCCGCCGCATCCGGGGGTCACCGCGCTGCTTGCCGAACGCGGCATCCGCTGCAACCATCGCGCGCGCATGATCCAGGCGGACGATTTCGCGCGTTTCGACTACATCGTTGCGGCCGAGCGCGCCCATCTCGACGCACTGCGCCGCATGGTCGGCAGTTCGCTGGTGCGCCTCAGCCTGCTGCTCGATTATGCGCCCGATCTCGGTCTCCGCGATATTCCCGACCCGTACTATAACGGGCGCTTCCGCGACGTCCACGATATGATCGACCGCGCCTGCCGCGGCCTGCTCACCCACATCATCACCGCCGAGCGCCTGGAGATCACCCGCCCATAGCGCGCCCGCACCCCTGATCACGGCCAGCACCGCCCAGTCTCGCTGATCGCCGTCGCCAGCGCCGCTAACATTGTGGATTGCCGTCGCCGCTCAGCCAGCGCCGCCAGCCACGGCTGTAGCGCTCGCAGATCACCGAGCAACGCCGGGCGCCCCCGTTGCGCAAGGGTGCGCAGCGTTGGCACAAACTGTTCATCGAGCGCAGGGGTTGCTGCCAGGTGGGGGGCGAGCGCGGCCAGCGCTCTGGGGCGAGAAAAATCCCACTCAATCGCCCGTGCGGCGGCGAGGGCGTCGGCGAACAGGTGCGTGGGCAGGTGGGGGGCGAGCGCGGCCAGCGCCTCAGATCGCCAGTACTTGTCGGCAATTGTCCGAGCGGCGGCGAGGGCCTCGGCGAACAGGTGCGTGGGCAGGTGGGGGGCGAGCGCGGCCAGCGCCTCAGATCGCCAGTACTCGTCGGCAATTGTCCGAGCGGCGGCGAGGGCCTCGGCGTAGACGGCGGGCTGCTGCCCGGCGGGCAGGTGGGGGGCGAGCGCGGCCAGCGCCTCAGATCGCCGGTACTCGCTGTCAATTGTCCGAGCGGCGGCGAGGGCCTCGGCGTAGACGGCGGGCTGCTGCCCGGCGGGCAGGTGGGGGGCGAGCGCGGCCAGCGCTGCGACCTGGTCATCGGCATCGCGGATTGTCCGAGCGGCGGCGAGGGCCTCGGCGAGCAGGTGCGGGGGCAGGTGGGGGGCGAGCGCGGCCAGCGCCCGAGATCGCCAGTGCTCGTCGGCAATTGTCCGAGCGGCGGCGAGGGCCTCGGCGTAGACGGCGGGCTGCTGCCCGGCGGGCAGGTGGGGGGCGAGCGCGGCCAGCGCTGCGACCTGGTCATCGGCATCGCGGATTGTCCGAGCGGCGGCGAGGGCCTCGGCGAGCAGGTGCGGGGGCAGGTGGGGGGCGAGCGCGGCCAGCGCCTCAGATCGCCGGTACTCGCTGTCAATTGTCCGAGCGGCGGCGAGGGCCTCGGCGAACAGGTGCGGGGGCAGGTGGGGGGCGAGCGCGGCCAGCGCCTCAGATCGCCAGTACTCGTCGGCAATTGTCCGAGCGGCGGCGAGGGCCTCGGCGAACAGGTGCGGGGGCAGGTGGGGGGCGAGCGCGGCCAGCGCCTCAGATCGCCAGTACTCGTCGGCAATTGTCCGAGCGGCGGCGAGGGCGTCGGCGTAGACGGCGGGCTGCTGCTCGGCGGGCAGGTGGGGGGCGAGCGCGGCCAGCGCCTCAGATCGCCAGTTCTTGTCGGCAATTGTCCGAGCGGCGGCGAGGGCCTCGGCGAACAGGTGCGGGGGCAGGTGGGGGGCGAGCGCGGCCAGCGCTGCGACCTGGTCATCGGCATCGCGGATTGTCCAAGCGGCGGCGAGGGCCTCGGCGAACAGGTGCGGGGGCAGGTGGGGGGCGAGCGCGGCCAGCGCCCGAGATCGCCGGTACTCGCTGTCAATTGTCCGAGCGGCGGCGAGGGCCTCGGCGAACAGGTGCGGGGGCAGGTGGGGGGCGAGCGCGGCCAGCGCTGCGACCTGGTCATCGGCATCGCGGATTGTCCAAGCGGCGGCGAGGGCCTCGGCGTAGACGGCGGGCTGC
Encoded here:
- the rsfS gene encoding ribosome silencing factor: MSHNSEMKEGALIQEQAVQATEIARRAVTLAEDKQASNIVLLDLRRLNSVADYFVICTGGSERQLKAITEAIDEGLAREYDIQPRIEGTADTGWVLLDYGDVVVHIFSVELRDRYRLERLWSKATPVVVMQ
- the sucD gene encoding succinate--CoA ligase subunit alpha, giving the protein MSILVDKNTRLLVQGITGREGEFHTRQMIAYGTNVVAGVTPGRGGQTAIDGRVPVFNTVAEAVKQTGANVSVIYVPAAFAPDAMREAAAAGIPLIVCITEGIPANDMVATYAFIREHGARLIGPNCPGLLTPGQAKVGIIPGNIATPGPVGVVSKSGTLTYEAVDALTRIGLGQTTIVGIGGDPIIGTSFVDVLEMFQADPETAAIVLIGEIGGAAEIDAAKYIAAHVTKPVVSFIAGQTAPPGKRMGHAGAIITGGEGTAQEKIAALEAVGVRVARLPTDIAQLVREVL
- a CDS encoding YggS family pyridoxal phosphate-dependent enzyme translates to METFIDRLRIVRERIAAAAQRAHRDPATIRLVGVTKAQPVEAIRTALDAGLCEIGENRVQEAEAKMTALEAERYRLTWHLIGHLQTNKAKKAATLFDMVHSVDSLRLAQAINRYAAEVRRDPGRRLPILLQVNVSGEATKSGFDLYGWETQPDVYERFCADVEQILALPHLDVRGLMTIAPWAPDPEAARPVFRATRRLRDALAQRFPIAPWRDLSMGMTDDFEVAIEEGATIVRIGRAIFGER
- a CDS encoding low molecular weight protein-tyrosine-phosphatase, whose product is MQVSSANNRIIAVLFVCTGNICRSPMAEGIFRHYVEQAGLSGRIKTDSAGIGAWNIGDPPHPGVTALLAERGIRCNHRARMIQADDFARFDYIVAAERAHLDALRRMVGSSLVRLSLLLDYAPDLGLRDIPDPYYNGRFRDVHDMIDRACRGLLTHIITAERLEITRP